The following is a genomic window from Thalassophryne amazonica chromosome 14, fThaAma1.1, whole genome shotgun sequence.
GGCCACATATGTGCAGTGAGGAGAAGACCAAACGTACCACCAGAAACACCTCTGAGAAACGCTGTCCAATCTGTGACGAGGACACAACACTGTCTTATAATTAATCACAGTTTCTGatgatttcattttgtttttgttgcatgATGTGCATTCATGCACGGTAACTTAATCGAGTTAATTCTGTCTCAGGGACTCTTTTACAGCCTGGTAGTGCAACAGCTGTGGTGTTAATTCTCACCCGGATAAAAAGGTTTTCTGAGGAAACTTGCAGTTTTTTGCATTATAAACCTGCACAGAAGCCCagtgttcgtttgttattgtgtgtgtgtgtgtatgtatatatatatatgtgtatgtgtatatatatatatatatatatatatatatatatatatatatatgtgtgtgtgtgtgtgtatacacaacccctggcaaaaattatggaatcaccggcctcggatgatgttcattctgttgtttaattttataggaaaaaaagcagatcacagacatgacacaaaactaaagtcatttcaaatggcaactttctggctttaagaaacactataagaaatcaagaaaaaaagattgtggcagtcagtaacggttacttttttagaccaagcagaggaaaaaaaatatggactcactcaattctgaggaataaattatggaatcaccctgtaaatttccatccccaaaactaacacctgcatcatatcagatctgctcgttgacattaaccctatgtcatgaaattgaccctatgtgtctttttgcaaggaatgttttcacagtttttgctctatggcaagatgcattatcttcttgaaaaatgatttcgtcatccttaaacatcaggaaagtgtccaaaatatcaacgtaaacttctgcatttattgatgatgtaatgacagccatctccccagtacctttacctgacatgcagccccatatcatcaatgactgtggaaatttacatgttgtcttcaggcagtcatctttataaatctcattggaacagcaccaaacaaaagttccagcatcgtcaccttgcccaatgcggattcgagattcatcactgaatatgactttcatccagtcatccacagtccacgattgcttttctttagcctattgtaaccttgtttttttctgtttaggtgttaatgatggctttcgtttagcttttctgtatgtaaattccatttcctttaggcggtttcttacagttcggtcacagacgttgactccagtttcctcccattcgttcctcatttgttttgttgtgcattttcgatttttgagacatattgctttaagttttctgtcttgatgcttttatgtcttccttggtctaccagtatgtttgcctttaacaaccttcccatgttgtttgtatttggtccagagtttagacacagctgactgtgaacaaccaacatcttctgcaacattgcgtgatgatttaccctcttttaagagtttgataatcctctcctttgtttcaactgacatctctcgtgttggagccatgattcatgtcagtccacttggtgcaacagctctccaaggtgtgatcactcctttttagatgcagactaacaagcagatctgatttgatgcaggtgttagttttggggatgaaaatttacagggtgattccataatttattcctcagaattgagtgagtccatatttttttcctctgcttggtctaaaaagtaaccgttactgactgccacaatctttttttcttgatttcttatagtgtttcttaaagccagaaagttgccatttgaaatgactttagttttgtgtcatgtctgtgatctgctttttttctacaaaattaaacaactgaatgaacatcctccgaggccggtgattccataatttttgccaggggttgtgtatatatatataatatctcacacacacacatatataaataaatgtttttatgtCATTTCAACATTCATATATTTAATAGCTCAGGGGTCACAAACGTTTTTTGTCGTTGTACAGATACAGTGCTGTGCAAACATTTTAGGCTCAGTTCAAtttgccatattttctggagtacaagttgctttttttgcttttttaatactttgagaggtcctgtgacttcCAGTCTAGTGCAGATTTTTCCTCTGCAAAATACAATCATCACAGCACATTTCTTTACATAATCTAATCAATTACAAATTTACACACCAGATTTTGAGTTAAGAGTAAAACTTGGGTGTAGAACATGATGGCACAACAAGTTCCTGATAATCACTCCATTAAAAAAATATTGTACAAACCTGATGAAATATAATCTGTAAAATGCACGAGACCACGAAAGCAAACTGGCTTCCATCATGTCAGAAAGAATGTGTTAATACCAATATATAAATCTGTATTTTTAAATgtgacatatatacatatacaatatACATATATTAATTTGTGAACATTagattttcattatttttaaaatgatGTAATTGTGCCTGAAATGTTTGGTGTAAAGACGATAGCTTGACTTAAAGTCCCATTATACAGGAGATTAGATTACTGAGTCACACATCACTTTATCTGCAAGCAGAAGTTAAGAAGTACAAATATGGTGCATTGTGTAAAAAAATCATATGCAAGTCAGAATATGCATGAACATGaggaaaacatgaataaaaaatcAATTCAGACGTGCAGTATTAatggaaaataataaaaaatacagcaCAGTGCAAATACCCCTACGACTAAGAAATCTATGTATTCagaaatttctgagagaaaacaaACTAAAGAATTAAAGAATAAACAGACGTGTTGTTGAATTAATTatccattcattatttgttgccTGCGTGGAATCAGACATCAGACTGTAAGCCAGTTTTTGTTTCGCTTATTAAGAAAACACCATAAAATGCatttttctacaaaaaaaaaaaaaaaaaaaccctgacgaaTAAGGAGTTCAGATTTGTCAACATGATCATTGGTGTTATTTTTTATGAATAAATTCATGAACTTTATTCTGAAGTTTGCTGAGTTTTAAGCCGTATATCAGAGGATTCATAATCGGAGGAATAAGAAACACTTCTATTGACATGAAGTTCTGCAGGTTTTGAGTTAAACTAAGTGAACCAAACCGCATGTACATCAAATCAAAGAGTGTAGCAACACCAAAATTAAGCAGAGCAATCAAATGTGGGACGCAAGTTTGTACAAATTTATTCCAGCCCTCGTTTGACCTTCGACACGTTCTCAGCAGAGGGATGTAAGAACAAAGAATAAAGACCAAATGAAGAATGTAAAAGACGATGTTGAAAAAAGAAACACCTGTGTTGGCGACAGACGGTGTGCAGGCCAGTTTACTGATAAAATAATTAGAACAGTAGAGTTTAGGGATGTTTGAGCCGCATAAGTCAGATTGAAGAACAGTCACCGTGTTAACAAACATGCAGAAAAGTGGTAACAGCCACGAGAAGACCACGAAGAGAGCGACTCTTTGTTTAGTCATCACAGAGTGGTACCTCAGCGGGAGACAAATCGCAACATATCTGTCAAAGGCCATGAGGGTTAGGGTCGAAAGGTCACATGGGTGTGAGGAGTAAATCACAAAACTCTGCAGAAAACACTCCGTGTACGAGGCCACGTGAGCGGGCGACAGCAGGTCTTTGAGAAATTTGGGGTAAAAGCCTGAAGTCCCGTAGAGTCCGCTCACGCACATACTGCACAGGAATACGTACATGGGGTCGTGAAGAGTTCGGTCTGTTACGATGGTTAAAATGAGAGCCACGTTTACAAACCAGATGATTACGTAATACAGAGAAGTGACGGCGAACAGAACGAGTTTGTGTTCGGCCGTGAAATTTAACCctgaaagagagaaaaagaaaccGTTAGAAACAACCATTGTACttaatgtcatttatataaaacacatatcaaatagaaaaaaataatcaaagaagacgtgttgttgttcattcattcattcattttctgaaccagtTCATTCCCTGGTTCTGATGATCTCTGCTGTTGGCTCTGTGTGTCTCGTCTCTAAATCAGCTTTCTGATGATGTCGGCACATGTTGGGAATTCAGACGGTCCCAGTGGGAAACACGTCCAGTGTCACTGCAGCTGAAAAAAACAACACCATAAACAACTTCAAACAGGTGTTCACAACTTTCCAGGTTTGAACTTTTTATAATCAACAGAGTAACTTTAGGCCTGTTCATCGTGG
Proteins encoded in this region:
- the LOC117524104 gene encoding olfactory receptor 140-like, which produces MTLSTMVVSNGFFFSLSGLNFTAEHKLVLFAVTSLYYVIIWFVNVALILTIVTDRTLHDPMYVFLCSMCVSGLYGTSGFYPKFLKDLLSPAHVASYTECFLQSFVIYSSHPCDLSTLTLMAFDRYVAICLPLRYHSVMTKQRVALFVVFSWLLPLFCMFVNTVTVLQSDLCGSNIPKLYCSNYFISKLACTPSVANTGVSFFNIVFYILHLVFILCSYIPLLRTCRRSNEGWNKFVQTCVPHLIALLNFGVATLFDLMYMRFGSLSLTQNLQNFMSIEVFLIPPIMNPLIYGLKLSKLQNKVHEFIHKK